The Tripterygium wilfordii isolate XIE 37 chromosome 4, ASM1340144v1, whole genome shotgun sequence genome has a window encoding:
- the LOC119996681 gene encoding chorismate mutase 1, chloroplastic-like isoform X1, with protein MEAKFLTGAVSTLIPGCDELISSRPNKLFSMQRLQNFTSHSNMPKPRIYSERVSATTTGYKYGVPTLERKKRVDESQSLTLENIRHSLIRQEDSIIFSLLERSQYCYNEDTYDPNALSMEGFHGSLIEFILRETERLHAQVGRYKSPDEHPFFPDDLPVPVLPPLQYPQVLHHTAASININKKVWDMYFKDLIPRLVKKGDDGNCGSTAVADTICLQALSKRIHYGKFVAEAKFRASPDDYKEAIIAQDKDKLMAMLTYPTVEEAVTRRVEIKAKTFGQEVTVSSEEPGVEPVYKIKPSMVADLYGSWIMPLTKEVQVEYLLRRLD; from the exons ATGGAGGCAAAGTTCTTGACTGGGGCTGTCTCTACTCTGATTCCCGGTTGTGATGAATTGATTTCTTCCAGACCCAACAAGCTATTCTCAATGCAACGTCTGCAAAATTTCACGTCACACTCGAACATGCCAAAACCACGCATTTACTCCGAACGAGTTTCTGCGACCACAACTGGGTACAAGTATGGCGTACCCac ACTGGAAAGGAAGAAACGGGTTGATGAGAGCCAGAGTTTGACCCTGGAGAACATACGACATTCTTTGATTCGCCAGGAGGATAGCATAATCTTTAGCCTTTTAGAGAGATCCCAGTACTGCTACAATGAGGACACATATGATCCAAATGCTTTATCCATGGAGGGGTTTCATGGCTCTTTGATCGAGTTCATTCTCAGAGAAACAGAAAGGCTCCATGCTCAA GTTGGCAGATACAAAAGCCCTGATGAGCATCCTTTTTTCCCAGATGACTTACCAGTGCCAGTCTTGCCACCTCTTCAATATCCACAG GTTCTACATCACACTGCTGCTTCAATTAATATAAATAAGAAGGTGTGGGATATGTATTTCAAAGATCTCATCCCGCGATTGGTGAAGAAAGGAGATGATGGCAATTGTGGCTCTACGGCAGTTGCTGACACAATATGTTTGCAG GCTCTTTCAAAACGGATTCATTATGGAAAGTTTGTGGCTGAGGCAAAATTTCGTGCCTCCCCTGATGACTACAAGGAAGCCATCATCGCACAG GACAAGGATAAACTAATGGCAATGCTTACCTACCCAACAGTTGAGGAAGCCGTTACAAGGAGGGTGGAGATCAAAGCGAAAACATTCGGGCAGGAAGTAACGGTTAGCTCTGAGGAACCAGGGGTGGAACCAGTCTATAAAATAAAACCGAGCATGGTGGCCGATTTATACGGAAGCTGGATAATGCCGCTAACAAAGGAAGTGCAAGTTGAGTATCTATTGAGGAGGTTGGATTGA
- the LOC119996681 gene encoding chorismate mutase 1, chloroplastic-like isoform X2, translated as MEAKFLTGAVSTLIPGCDELISSRPNKLFSMQRLQNFTSHSNMPKPRIYSERVSATTTGYKLERKKRVDESQSLTLENIRHSLIRQEDSIIFSLLERSQYCYNEDTYDPNALSMEGFHGSLIEFILRETERLHAQVGRYKSPDEHPFFPDDLPVPVLPPLQYPQVLHHTAASININKKVWDMYFKDLIPRLVKKGDDGNCGSTAVADTICLQALSKRIHYGKFVAEAKFRASPDDYKEAIIAQDKDKLMAMLTYPTVEEAVTRRVEIKAKTFGQEVTVSSEEPGVEPVYKIKPSMVADLYGSWIMPLTKEVQVEYLLRRLD; from the exons ATGGAGGCAAAGTTCTTGACTGGGGCTGTCTCTACTCTGATTCCCGGTTGTGATGAATTGATTTCTTCCAGACCCAACAAGCTATTCTCAATGCAACGTCTGCAAAATTTCACGTCACACTCGAACATGCCAAAACCACGCATTTACTCCGAACGAGTTTCTGCGACCACAACTGGGTACAA ACTGGAAAGGAAGAAACGGGTTGATGAGAGCCAGAGTTTGACCCTGGAGAACATACGACATTCTTTGATTCGCCAGGAGGATAGCATAATCTTTAGCCTTTTAGAGAGATCCCAGTACTGCTACAATGAGGACACATATGATCCAAATGCTTTATCCATGGAGGGGTTTCATGGCTCTTTGATCGAGTTCATTCTCAGAGAAACAGAAAGGCTCCATGCTCAA GTTGGCAGATACAAAAGCCCTGATGAGCATCCTTTTTTCCCAGATGACTTACCAGTGCCAGTCTTGCCACCTCTTCAATATCCACAG GTTCTACATCACACTGCTGCTTCAATTAATATAAATAAGAAGGTGTGGGATATGTATTTCAAAGATCTCATCCCGCGATTGGTGAAGAAAGGAGATGATGGCAATTGTGGCTCTACGGCAGTTGCTGACACAATATGTTTGCAG GCTCTTTCAAAACGGATTCATTATGGAAAGTTTGTGGCTGAGGCAAAATTTCGTGCCTCCCCTGATGACTACAAGGAAGCCATCATCGCACAG GACAAGGATAAACTAATGGCAATGCTTACCTACCCAACAGTTGAGGAAGCCGTTACAAGGAGGGTGGAGATCAAAGCGAAAACATTCGGGCAGGAAGTAACGGTTAGCTCTGAGGAACCAGGGGTGGAACCAGTCTATAAAATAAAACCGAGCATGGTGGCCGATTTATACGGAAGCTGGATAATGCCGCTAACAAAGGAAGTGCAAGTTGAGTATCTATTGAGGAGGTTGGATTGA
- the LOC119996669 gene encoding probable mitochondrial saccharopine dehydrogenase-like oxidoreductase At5g39410: protein MEGLQSLNPTTPSPRYDIIILGASGFTGKYVVREALKFLKVPQSPLQSLALAGRNPTKLTQALKWAAHPDPPPSLPILTADTTDPPSLRRLCSQTKLILNCVGPFRLLGEPVVAACAETGCDYLDICGEPEFMERMEAKYHDKAVETGSLVVSACGFDSVPAELGLMFHSRRWEPPSVPNRVGAYLSLESDKKMVGNFGTFQSAVLGVANMDKLMELRRSRPRRPRPMIPGPPPPKGPMIEHNKKIGLWAVRLPSADSTVVRRTLSALTENPGGLPGVNEGPEHIAKREAFWSTVKPAHFGVKIGSKSLLGVLQFITTGMFIGLLGRISFGRWLLLTFPSFFTLGWFSKKGPSEDEVQSATFKMWFIGQGFSNGSLASQGNAKPDMEMVTRVMGPEIGYLTTPIILLQCALVVLSKRDDLPKGGVLTPGIVFGPTDLQERLQENGISFDVVSKSSLPS from the exons ATGGAAGGACTCCAATCCCTAAATCCCACTACACCTTCACCACGATATGATATAATAATTCTTGGGGCTTCAGGCTTTACAGGCAAATATGTTGTCAGAGAAGCACTCAAGTTTCTCAAGGTCCCTCAATCTCCTCTCCAGTCTCTTGCTCTTGCCGGTCGCAACCCTACCAAGCTGACTCAAGCCCTCAAATGGGCGGCCCATCCGGACCCACCTCCCTCCCTGCCCATCCTCACCGCCGATACCACCGATCCTCCCTCACTCCGCCGCCTCTGCTCCCAAACTAAGCTCATCCTCAACTGTGTCGGCCCCTTCCGCCTCCTTGGAGAGCCGGTCGTCGCCGCCTGCGCAGAGACTGG GTGTGATTACTTGGATATATGTGGGGAGCCTGAGTTTATGGAAAGAATGGAGGCAAAGTACCATGATAAGGCCGTGGAGACTGGTTCTTTGGTGGTCTCTGCGTGTGGGTTTGATTCAGTGCCAGCTGAATTGGGGTTGATGTTCCATTCAAGGCGGTGGGAGCCTCCATCGGTTCCAAATCGAGTTGGGGCATATCTAAGTTTGGAATCTGATAAAAAGATGGTTGGTAACTTTGGGACTTTCCAGTCCGCCGTTTTGGGGGTGGCCAACATGGACAAGTTGATGGAGTTGAGGCGGTCGAGACCTAGGAGGCCTAGGCCAATG ATTCCAGGTCCCCCTCCTCCTAAAGGACCTATGATTGAACACAACAAGAAAATTGGCCTCTGGGCAGTGAGGCTACCTTCAGCAGATTCTACTGTTGTCAGGAGAACTCTTTCAGCTCTAACTGAAAATCCTGGCGGTCTTCCTGGAGTTAATGAGGGCCCCGAACATATTGCTAAGAGGGAGGCCTTCTGGTCGACAGTCAAGCCAGCTCATTTCGGGGTGAAGATAGGCTCTAAATCTCTGCTGGGTGTCCTTCAGTTTATCACAACTGGGATGTTCATTGGGCTATTGGGTAGAATCTCTTTTGGAAGGTGGCTTCTTTTGACATTTCCTTCATTTTTCACCCTGGGATGGTTTAGTAAGAAGGGTCCCTCTGAAGATGAGGTGCAAAGTGCTACATTCAAGATGTGGTTTATTGGACAAGGTTTCAGCAATGGCAGTCTTGCTTCACAAGGAAATGCAAAACCTGATATGGAGATGGTAACAAGAGTAATGGGACCGGAGATTGGCTACTTGACAACCCCAATAATTCTGCTTCAGTGTGCTCTTGTTGTTCTGAGCAAGCGCGACGACCTCCCGAAAGGAGGAGTTCTTACCCCTGGGATTGTGTTTGGTCCAACAGATCTCCAAGAAAGACTACAAGAGAATGGAATATCTTTTGATGTTGTTTCAAAGAGTTCTCTCCCTTCTTAA